A region from the Actinoplanes sp. OR16 genome encodes:
- a CDS encoding GNAT family N-acetyltransferase — protein MAEVRAATDDDVAAIVDICTRAYDATYRGLLPAAYLSRMLAEFYSPERVSKDIAPAPPNWLGHQVVSVNGRVLGVAAGGLTEPGIGELHVIYLDPDSRGRGLGTLLLDRITSQVRELGATELWVAAVEGNALALPFYEARGFTVQGRRRAYGSTDAEDAWSLRLRRPLPATSPRS, from the coding sequence ATGGCTGAGGTTCGGGCGGCTACCGACGACGACGTCGCGGCGATCGTGGACATCTGCACCCGCGCCTACGACGCCACCTACCGAGGGCTTCTCCCGGCGGCCTACCTGAGCCGGATGCTCGCCGAGTTCTACAGCCCGGAGCGGGTGTCGAAGGACATCGCGCCCGCTCCGCCGAACTGGCTCGGCCACCAGGTCGTCTCGGTGAACGGCCGGGTCCTCGGCGTCGCCGCCGGCGGCCTCACCGAACCCGGCATCGGCGAACTCCACGTCATCTACCTGGACCCGGACTCGCGTGGCCGGGGCCTGGGCACCCTGCTCCTGGATCGAATCACGTCGCAGGTCCGCGAACTGGGCGCCACCGAACTCTGGGTGGCCGCCGTCGAGGGGAATGCGCTCGCCCTGCCGTTCTACGAGGCCCGGGGCTTCACCGTTCAGGGAAGGCGCCGTGCCTACGGCTCCACCGACGCCGAGGACGCCTGGTCCCTGCGACTGCGCCGCCCGCTGCCCGCCACCTCCCCCAGATCTTGA
- a CDS encoding GNAT family N-acetyltransferase, translating into MAITTRHGVLGDERILHDLAARTFGLACPPGTEQADIDAFIAANLSIDSFQHYLADPNRMIVLVSEDDHPVGYAMLIRDRITDPDVAAVVDEATSIELSKFYLAEDRHGTGAAHALMTETISTAARTGAQTCWLGVNQQNVRAAKFYAKHGFDIIGVKRFLVGSEWHDDHIRQRNLSSRDG; encoded by the coding sequence ATGGCGATCACCACACGTCACGGCGTCCTCGGCGACGAGCGGATCCTGCACGATCTGGCGGCCCGGACGTTCGGACTGGCGTGCCCTCCGGGGACCGAGCAGGCGGACATCGACGCGTTCATCGCGGCCAACCTCTCGATCGACAGCTTCCAGCACTACCTCGCCGACCCGAACCGAATGATCGTGCTGGTGTCCGAGGACGATCACCCGGTGGGGTACGCCATGCTGATCCGCGACCGGATCACCGACCCGGACGTGGCAGCCGTCGTGGACGAGGCGACCAGCATCGAGCTGAGCAAGTTCTACCTGGCCGAGGATCGGCACGGCACCGGCGCGGCCCATGCGCTGATGACCGAGACGATCTCCACCGCCGCCCGGACCGGCGCTCAGACGTGCTGGCTCGGGGTGAATCAGCAGAACGTGCGAGCCGCGAAGTTCTACGCGAAGCACGGATTCGACATCATCGGGGTGAAACGGTTCCTGGTCGGCTCCGAGTGGCATGACGACCACATCCGGCAGCGGAACCTATCCTCACGGGATGGCTGA
- a CDS encoding beta-N-acetylhexosaminidase, producing MRPLTKQLGDVIPVPASVRPVPATSFTILPGTGVSTVPEASGVAAYLASELAKTVDGPIPIGPGGAIVLELDPSLAAEAYTLTAGESSVTLRGGTPQGLFWGVQTLLQLAPEVPGGVIEDEPRYEYRGAMLDLARHFFTAAEIKAHVDLLVQFKINHLHLHLTDDQGWRLEIPGWPRLTEISGGEGTGVDGAGPGFLTLAEYADVVAYAADRFVTVVPEIDMPGHVNAVHYAYPSLTADGQPVRQRIDAEVGYSSLVAGKEETYAFVEDVIRAVADATPGPYLHIGGDECHSTPAEDYRAFLARVLPLPGKYGKRAIGWHEIAAVELPETAVVQYWRIEAADENTARAATEGRRIIMAPADRTYLDMKYDPESPLGLDWAGHVDVRRSYDWDPADRLPGVPEEALLGVEAPLWSETLRSVADIQYLTFPRLPAIAEVAWSPRSVREWESFRTRLAAFGPRWEAAGVNFHRAPEIPWITAEPA from the coding sequence GTGCGCCCTTTGACGAAGCAACTCGGCGATGTGATCCCCGTCCCGGCCTCCGTGCGGCCGGTTCCGGCCACGTCGTTCACGATCCTTCCCGGTACGGGTGTGAGCACGGTCCCCGAGGCGTCCGGTGTGGCCGCGTACCTGGCGTCCGAGCTGGCGAAGACGGTCGATGGCCCGATCCCGATCGGTCCCGGTGGCGCGATCGTTCTCGAACTGGATCCGTCGCTCGCCGCCGAGGCGTACACCCTGACCGCCGGCGAGTCTTCGGTGACGCTGCGCGGCGGCACCCCGCAGGGCCTGTTCTGGGGTGTGCAGACGCTGCTGCAGCTCGCGCCCGAGGTGCCGGGTGGCGTGATCGAGGACGAGCCGCGCTACGAGTACCGCGGCGCCATGCTCGACCTGGCCCGGCACTTCTTCACCGCCGCCGAGATCAAGGCGCACGTCGACCTGCTGGTCCAGTTCAAGATCAATCATCTGCACCTGCACCTCACCGACGATCAGGGCTGGCGTCTGGAGATCCCGGGCTGGCCGCGGCTCACCGAGATCAGCGGCGGCGAGGGCACCGGAGTGGACGGCGCCGGTCCCGGATTCCTCACCCTCGCCGAGTACGCGGACGTGGTCGCCTATGCCGCCGACCGGTTCGTGACGGTCGTCCCGGAGATCGACATGCCGGGTCACGTGAACGCGGTGCACTACGCGTACCCGTCGCTCACCGCTGACGGTCAGCCGGTGCGGCAGCGCATCGACGCCGAGGTCGGCTACAGCTCGCTGGTCGCCGGCAAGGAGGAGACGTACGCCTTCGTCGAGGACGTGATCCGTGCCGTCGCCGACGCGACGCCCGGGCCGTACCTGCACATCGGCGGCGACGAGTGCCACTCCACGCCGGCCGAGGACTACCGGGCGTTCCTGGCCCGGGTGCTGCCGCTGCCCGGCAAGTACGGCAAGCGGGCCATCGGCTGGCACGAGATCGCCGCCGTCGAGCTGCCGGAGACGGCGGTCGTGCAGTATTGGCGGATCGAGGCGGCCGACGAGAACACCGCACGGGCCGCCACCGAGGGCCGCCGGATCATCATGGCCCCGGCCGACCGCACCTACCTCGACATGAAGTACGACCCGGAGTCCCCGCTCGGCCTGGACTGGGCCGGTCACGTGGACGTGCGGCGCTCCTACGACTGGGACCCGGCCGACCGGCTGCCCGGCGTCCCCGAAGAGGCTCTGCTCGGCGTCGAGGCGCCGCTCTGGTCCGAGACGCTGCGCAGCGTCGCCGACATCCAGTACCTGACGTTCCCGCGCCTGCCGGCCATCGCCGAGGTGGCCTGGTCGCCGCGATCGGTTCGGGAGTGGGAGTCGTTCCGTACCCGGCTCGCCGCTTTCGGTCCTCGCTGGGAAGCGGCGGGAGTGAACTTCCACCGGGCGCCCGAGATCCCCTGGATCACGGCAGAACCAGCTTGA
- a CDS encoding cytochrome P450 — MADLDQTLAVALKGYAWLPDLRRRADGAPVRTRVMGQPAVGICGPAATQFFYGPGNLERHTALPSLVVHTLFGAGAVHTLDGSAHRHRKALFTGLLLDTDGVDTLAKLAGDAFDQAAEGWRGGREISLFDETARVIAKAVTRWTGVPEEDRDLTTLARDLVAMVDGFATVGPRSARALAARRRQERRLSKIISDVRSEAPSSDPISAIAHHTDDGELLDPRTAAVELLNIIRPSTAVAWFVAFAAHALDRWPHHAARLRAGDDEYTTAFVHEVRRFYPFAPFLGGRAARDLYFQGEPIPVGTLVLLDVYGQNHDPFLWDDPYVFRPERFLGREIGDFDLIPQGGGDPRTGHRCPGEKITIALLGTLLQHLSRLDYYLPPQDTTIDLSRIPAIPRSRIKLVLP; from the coding sequence ATGGCCGACCTCGATCAGACCCTCGCCGTCGCTCTCAAGGGGTACGCCTGGCTGCCCGATCTGCGTCGTCGTGCGGATGGCGCACCGGTTCGGACCCGCGTGATGGGTCAGCCCGCCGTCGGGATCTGCGGTCCGGCAGCCACCCAGTTCTTCTACGGCCCCGGCAACCTGGAACGGCACACCGCGCTGCCGAGCCTGGTCGTGCACACCCTGTTCGGCGCGGGGGCGGTGCACACGCTCGACGGTTCGGCGCATCGGCACCGCAAGGCGCTCTTCACCGGTCTGCTGCTCGACACGGACGGCGTCGACACTCTCGCGAAGCTGGCCGGCGACGCGTTCGACCAGGCCGCCGAGGGCTGGCGGGGCGGCCGGGAGATCTCCCTCTTCGACGAGACGGCCCGGGTGATCGCGAAGGCGGTCACACGCTGGACCGGCGTACCGGAAGAAGATCGTGATCTGACCACCCTGGCCCGCGATCTCGTCGCGATGGTGGACGGCTTCGCGACCGTCGGTCCCCGGTCGGCCCGCGCCCTGGCGGCCCGCCGGCGTCAGGAGCGGCGGCTTTCAAAGATCATTTCAGATGTACGGTCGGAAGCCCCGTCCTCCGACCCGATCTCGGCGATCGCGCACCACACGGACGACGGCGAACTCCTCGATCCCCGCACCGCCGCCGTCGAACTTCTCAACATCATCCGGCCGTCCACGGCGGTGGCCTGGTTCGTCGCCTTCGCCGCGCACGCGCTCGACCGATGGCCGCACCACGCCGCACGGCTGCGCGCCGGCGACGACGAGTACACCACCGCGTTCGTGCACGAGGTGCGCCGTTTCTACCCGTTCGCGCCGTTCCTCGGCGGCCGGGCCGCCCGTGACCTGTACTTCCAGGGCGAGCCGATCCCGGTCGGCACGCTGGTGCTGCTCGACGTCTACGGGCAGAACCACGATCCGTTCCTCTGGGACGACCCGTACGTCTTCCGTCCCGAGCGATTCCTGGGCCGCGAGATCGGCGACTTCGACCTGATCCCGCAGGGTGGCGGCGACCCTCGCACCGGGCATCGCTGCCCCGGCGAGAAGATCACCATCGCCCTGCTGGGAACGCTGCTCCAGCACCTGTCCCGGCTCGACTACTACCTGCCCCCGCAGGACACCACGATCGACCTGTCCCGGATCCCGGCGATCCCGCGGAGCCGGATCAAGCTGGTTCTGCCGTGA
- a CDS encoding M48 family metallopeptidase — MSKGARSAAALAGFLLVAGAQLALVLLALWAVLWILPSTVALRAGVPLSIATVGALGYATWRALHTRRRLPAGVAVTRDRAPQLWDLVDGAAAVAGVTPPDGLTVVADATATVGEQTRLLGFVGGRRDLYLGLPLLQAWTPAQLRAAVTHELAHASPQLSRWAPLAYRGRVAVGRVVPRISRRNPAGAVLRAYAGIYRRIDAPFSHSQELAADRLAATHAGSEAVIAVLRDLPVLAGMQRLFHLEYVGPGWQAGYVPDDVFGGLLRVLAARSAEMSQLRGQDPEPPGPWDTHPPLSERLAALTAIPAPPDEPELELVPDLPRLGRALQDVAYPAGGRTVVGWDECLSVARTAEMEREAEAALATVSRAVNAEVTGPAQVLDLAADGRLRAAAQALFPGTSSGETTERIVDLLGLMLALAALRSGVVRWRHSWTGAAELVGVDGAYLNLAELAQAAAEPGTVQDVRTYLDKIGVDLAAAGGSGPVRSQVLGGLVNLTAGGARTDLLITDLGLLLVPGLPRGRGSEAKRRLARLAADGVPGRPDGRFLPFADVTAVTALPGRRKGWVVGVRGGDDVTLRPALDTDELPGGWKAWDEVVTYLTGTRPVTPAPRVSAEGSGEPAEAEARTRE; from the coding sequence TTGAGCAAGGGTGCGAGATCGGCGGCGGCACTGGCCGGATTCCTGCTGGTGGCGGGGGCGCAACTGGCCCTGGTGCTGCTGGCTCTCTGGGCGGTGCTGTGGATCCTGCCGAGCACCGTGGCCCTGCGTGCCGGGGTGCCGCTGAGCATCGCCACGGTCGGTGCGCTCGGGTACGCGACATGGCGGGCGCTGCACACCCGGAGACGGCTGCCCGCCGGGGTGGCGGTCACCCGCGACCGGGCGCCGCAACTGTGGGACCTGGTCGACGGCGCCGCGGCGGTCGCGGGGGTGACGCCGCCGGACGGCCTGACAGTCGTCGCCGACGCCACCGCGACGGTCGGTGAGCAGACCCGCCTGCTCGGGTTCGTCGGCGGGCGGCGCGACCTCTACCTCGGCCTTCCCCTCCTACAAGCATGGACGCCGGCGCAACTGAGGGCCGCGGTCACGCACGAACTGGCGCACGCCTCGCCGCAGCTGAGCAGGTGGGCGCCGCTCGCCTACCGAGGCCGGGTCGCCGTCGGCCGAGTCGTGCCCCGCATCTCCCGCCGCAACCCGGCCGGTGCGGTCCTGAGGGCCTACGCCGGGATCTACCGCCGGATCGACGCCCCCTTCAGCCACTCACAGGAACTGGCCGCCGACCGCCTGGCTGCAACCCATGCCGGGTCCGAAGCGGTCATCGCCGTGCTGCGCGACCTCCCAGTCCTGGCCGGGATGCAGCGGCTCTTCCACCTCGAGTACGTCGGCCCCGGCTGGCAGGCGGGCTATGTGCCGGACGACGTCTTCGGTGGTCTGCTGCGCGTCCTGGCGGCGCGGTCGGCGGAGATGTCGCAGTTGCGCGGCCAGGATCCCGAGCCGCCCGGCCCGTGGGACACCCATCCGCCCCTGTCGGAACGGTTGGCGGCGCTCACCGCGATCCCTGCTCCGCCCGATGAACCCGAGCTCGAGCTGGTGCCCGATCTGCCTCGGCTGGGGCGGGCGTTGCAGGACGTCGCCTATCCGGCCGGCGGGCGGACCGTGGTGGGCTGGGACGAGTGCTTGAGCGTCGCTCGTACCGCTGAAATGGAACGGGAAGCGGAAGCCGCGCTCGCCACCGTCTCGCGCGCGGTGAACGCGGAGGTCACCGGGCCGGCGCAGGTGCTCGATCTGGCCGCGGACGGACGGTTGCGGGCGGCGGCGCAGGCGCTCTTCCCCGGTACGTCGTCCGGCGAGACCACCGAGCGGATCGTCGACCTGCTCGGGCTGATGCTCGCCCTGGCCGCCCTGCGCAGCGGCGTCGTCCGGTGGCGGCACAGCTGGACCGGTGCGGCCGAGTTGGTCGGGGTCGACGGCGCCTACCTCAATCTGGCCGAACTCGCTCAGGCCGCGGCCGAGCCGGGGACCGTGCAGGACGTCCGCACCTACCTCGACAAGATCGGGGTGGACCTCGCGGCGGCCGGGGGCAGTGGGCCGGTCCGTAGCCAGGTCCTCGGCGGGCTGGTCAACCTGACGGCGGGTGGGGCGCGTACCGACCTGCTGATCACGGATCTTGGACTGCTGCTGGTGCCGGGCCTGCCGCGGGGCCGTGGCAGCGAGGCGAAGCGGCGGCTGGCGCGGCTCGCGGCCGACGGGGTTCCGGGCCGGCCGGATGGTCGTTTCCTCCCGTTCGCTGACGTGACCGCGGTGACCGCGTTGCCCGGCCGGCGGAAGGGCTGGGTCGTCGGCGTCCGTGGCGGCGACGACGTGACACTGCGACCGGCCCTCGACACGGACGAGCTGCCCGGCGGCTGGAAGGCCTGGGATGAGGTGGTGACCTACCTCACCGGCACGCGGCCGGTGACGCCGGCTCCGCGCGTCTCCGCGGAGGGATCCGGTGAACCTGCTGAGGCCGAGGCCCGTACCAGGGAATGA